Below is a genomic region from Staphylococcus carnosus.
TAACAGAAAAAGAGAGGATATTGCTTGTAATTTTTGTCAATATTCAGAAAATTATCATAATCAATTTTTAGCATAAAGCAGAATGTTAGAATGCCTGAAAATTGCGCTATAATTAACGTTGTAAACATGATAGTATATTAAACATAGTGGTTTAATAAGATAAACAAAGGGAGATTTCAGCATGAGAAAACTTTTAGTATTATTATCAATTATTTTGGCTGTTGTTCTTGTAGGTTGCGGAAAACAAGAGACAGATAAACCCAAGCAAAAGAAATTCACGATTGCATTTGGGGTAGGAACATATGAAGAACAATTCAGAAAAGGTATTTTACCAATATTGAAAAAAGAAGGTTATGATGTGAAAATAAAAACTTTTTCGCAAAATGATCAAATTGACCCAGCTATGATTAAAGGGGATGTAGATGCTTCGGTTTTCCAAAGTAGAGCTTATATGGAAAGTATTAATGATAAAATGAATGGTCATATGATTGTTAATAATGATGTGCCAACTGCACCACAATCACTATGGTCTAAGAAGCATAAATCTTTAAAAGATATTAAAAACGGACAAACTATCGCCATTCCTAATGATCCAGTCAACCAAGAACGCGCTTTCCGAATTTTCGAGAAGGAAGGTTGGGTTAAAATCGATAAGGATGCCGGTACGGTCAATTTCAATCAAAACAGTGTAAAACCAGGTAAATATGATTTGAAATTCAAAGAGTTACATCCGGCTCAGATATTACGTTCTTTAGATGATGTTGATTACGGAGTTGTTAATGGAAATTATATCGCTGATTCAAAACGTGTTATAGCAGATGGTTTACTCGTTGAAAAAACGCCACAACAACACAAGGTTGTTTTAACGATTAATGAAAGTAATAAAGATACTGACTGGGCAAAAGCATTAAAAAGAGCATATTATTCAAAAGAATTCCAAAAATGGTATGAAAAACAAGATAAATATAAAGGTTTCATTGTGCCGAAAGAGTGGAAAAAATAATCAAAAAAAACAACTCGGTTTCATGGTTTAATTTTCATGAAAATCGAGTTGTTTTTATAGGTTACTTCGAGAAACCGAAAAATGATGAGATTGAAGAAAATATATTACTTGTCACTTTAGCTGTTTTGATAGCTAGTTCAACTTTAGTAGGGTTTTCTTTATAGAAAGTATATAAAGAAGATACTGTTTGATACGTATTGTAATAGCTGTTATAAGTATTTTGGACTGTTGTGAATGCATTCGCAGCACCTACACTTAAATAAGTAAATGGATACTTAATATAATCGTAAGTAGTTGATTGATCATTTAATGTAGGATAAGCAGCTAATTTTTGTGTTGTTGATTTTAAATTTTGAGTACCAAGAGTTAGATTAACTACTTTATCAATGATGTTTTGATTCTCAGAATATAGTGAATAGAATTTTTTAGCTGTTGTATATTTGTTAACTAAACTATTGTAGAAACCTGAAACTGAATTATAGGCACTGTTATAGTAACTTTTAACTGAGTTATAGTATTGATTTGTTGTTGTTGTAATACATTGAGAAATTCTTTCCCAAGTACTTGGTTGTGTAATTTTTGTTTCCGGAAGTACTTCAGGCACGTTATTTTTACCAACATTGTCTTCACTACCAGTATTTTCGAATGAAGGTACTATTGTCATCGGTGGTTCAGGAACATTTTCACTATCTAACTTAGGTGGTTGTTCGCTTTTTTCTTCTTTTTTAGCTGTGTCAGTTGATTCTTCCTTCTTAGCAGAGTCTTTTAAATCTTCTTTTTTATTATCTTCTTCTTTAGAAACATCAGGTTTTTCTGTTTTTTGAGTCGAATCTTCTGAATTATCTCCAACTGTATCTTCAATACCAGGATTACCGAATAAAGGAATTGTTATCATTGGAGGTTCAGGTACATTTTCAGTGTCTAATTTAGGTGGTTGTTCATTTTTTTCTTCTTTTGGTAATTCGGGCTTATCAATATTGTTTAGATTTTGTTGTTTTAATGATTTTGTAAAAATATTTTGAGCGCGATCTGGGTGATCTTTTAGTTCTTCGATTAATACATCTTTTTGTTCGTTTATTAAATGTTCATTATGATAAATATTTACAAATGCATTTTGTTGACCGTCACGTACTTCAGTACTGTTACGGTTTTCTTTAATTGCTGAAGCGAATACTTCTTGGCTTGCTTGCGGATTTACTTTGATAGTGTCAATATAATCATTTTTTCGTTGTTCTGTAAGATTATCCATTTTTAATAACTCATAAAAAGCTTGTTGTTGGCCTGTTACACCTGTTTCTGGGTTAACGAGAGTATAATCTTTGTCGTATGATTGATCTGCATTATCATTTTTTTTCTGCAACTTGTGCTGCATTTCCGCATGCAAGCAGGGCAGCTAATGTTGCGCTTGCAATTCCCATTTTAATTAAACTGATTCTATGCTGTTTCTTATTCAATTTTGTTCCTTCTTTCTGTTTAATAGATATCTTGTACAATAATAATTTTATAATGATTTTGTAGATAAACCTATTAACAGAATATTAATTATTATTAATAAAAAAGGTACTGGTCTACATTATTGTAGTTCAGTACCTTTTTGGGAATTATGCTTTTAAATCTTCAATACCTTTAGCAATTGAATCAAACACATGCGGAATATCATCTTTTTCAATGCAGCTGAATGCTACACGAATATCAGTATCGTTTAAAGCAATTGTACCAATTGAATATTTCTCAATTAAATGTTTGCGTAAAGTTTCAGCATTTACACCATTAACTTGGATTGCCATGAAATAACCAGAGTTAAAATCGTATGTTTTCCAGTCATCTTTATACTTTTCATCATAGACAACAGATTTTGTTACTTCATAACGTTCTTTAAGCGTGTCAATGTGTTTTTGAATATCTTTTTCAAATTGTTCACGATGTTCAGGTTGCAATACATATTTGACAGCACTTTGAGAAGGCATTGGGCCACTAGAAATGTTACTGCGGATTAATCCTTTAACCTTAGCTTCAAGAACTGCTTTTGTCATTTCATCTTTAATACCGAAAGTGATAAATCCAACTCGTAAGCCCCAAGCAAAGAATTCTTTAGTTGCACCGTCAAGTCTTACAGGCAGGATATTTGGTGATTCAATTTGAGTTAAAGCTGAGAAGATAGATTGTGTATAAACATCTTCATAGAAAAGACCGAAGTATGCATCATCAATAATCGCAATTACTTTTGTTCCTCTATCTGCAAGATTCTTAATTGCTTTTGAAATTTCTTCTACTTCACTTGCTGTTGGTGTATAACCAGTAGGATTATTTGGATAATTCAATAATAAAATCACTTTATCATTGTTATAATTTTCAAGTGCACTTACGAACCCATCAGTCGTATAATGATTATCTTCATCAAAGATTGAATATGTTTGTAATTCTGCACCGTGACGTGTATTGAAAATTAGTTTGTAGTTACCCCAATTTTGTTTTGGAAGTAAAACAGTGTCTCCAGAATTAACAAATAAGTCTGCTAACAATGATAAGCCATGTGTTAGTGCATTTGTTACAATAGGGCGAGAAATTTGTTTTTGAGTTAAGTCTGTATTTTCTTGAAGAATTTTTTCTTCCCAAAGTCCACGTAACTCTTCAATACCTTGAGGCGGTGCATATGGGAAAATTTCTTCAGGATCAAGATGTTGGTATAGATCAAAGATAGTTTGTGAATATAATTTTCCACTGTCATCAGTGGCCATACCGATAGTTGCGTTATACTTAGTTGATTTGGCTTCTGCAGATTGGGATAAAATGCCTTTTGGATAAAACATATGTTTACCTAAATCAGAAAGCATATCCAATATGACAGGGTTTGATTGAGTCAGTTGCTCGTTTAAATCTAGCGCTAATGGGTTCATAATTAATTCAGCCTCACTTTTTTAAGTCTTCATTTATTACTATCTTATCTTGAATACGTTGAAATATAAAGCATAGTTATAGAATTTTCTAATAATAGTACAGATTTTTTCTCTAAAGAAGAAATGAAAAAGCTTTCATATCATATGAGGGTTATGAATTAATTCGTATTATTTGTTATAATCAATTTGTTTGAGGTGAAAAGAAT
It encodes:
- a CDS encoding MetQ/NlpA family ABC transporter substrate-binding protein, whose protein sequence is MRKLLVLLSIILAVVLVGCGKQETDKPKQKKFTIAFGVGTYEEQFRKGILPILKKEGYDVKIKTFSQNDQIDPAMIKGDVDASVFQSRAYMESINDKMNGHMIVNNDVPTAPQSLWSKKHKSLKDIKNGQTIAIPNDPVNQERAFRIFEKEGWVKIDKDAGTVNFNQNSVKPGKYDLKFKELHPAQILRSLDDVDYGVVNGNYIADSKRVIADGLLVEKTPQQHKVVLTINESNKDTDWAKALKRAYYSKEFQKWYEKQDKYKGFIVPKEWKK
- a CDS encoding B domain-containing protein; the protein is MQKKNDNADQSYDKDYTLVNPETGVTGQQQAFYELLKMDNLTEQRKNDYIDTIKVNPQASQEVFASAIKENRNSTEVRDGQQNAFVNIYHNEHLINEQKDVLIEELKDHPDRAQNIFTKSLKQQNLNNIDKPELPKEEKNEQPPKLDTENVPEPPMITIPLFGNPGIEDTVGDNSEDSTQKTEKPDVSKEEDNKKEDLKDSAKKEESTDTAKKEEKSEQPPKLDSENVPEPPMTIVPSFENTGSEDNVGKNNVPEVLPETKITQPSTWERISQCITTTTNQYYNSVKSYYNSAYNSVSGFYNSLVNKYTTAKKFYSLYSENQNIIDKVVNLTLGTQNLKSTTQKLAAYPTLNDQSTTYDYIKYPFTYLSVGAANAFTTVQNTYNSYYNTYQTVSSLYTFYKENPTKVELAIKTAKVTSNIFSSISSFFGFSK
- a CDS encoding aminotransferase class I/II-fold pyridoxal phosphate-dependent enzyme; translation: MNPLALDLNEQLTQSNPVILDMLSDLGKHMFYPKGILSQSAEAKSTKYNATIGMATDDSGKLYSQTIFDLYQHLDPEEIFPYAPPQGIEELRGLWEEKILQENTDLTQKQISRPIVTNALTHGLSLLADLFVNSGDTVLLPKQNWGNYKLIFNTRHGAELQTYSIFDEDNHYTTDGFVSALENYNNDKVILLLNYPNNPTGYTPTASEVEEISKAIKNLADRGTKVIAIIDDAYFGLFYEDVYTQSIFSALTQIESPNILPVRLDGATKEFFAWGLRVGFITFGIKDEMTKAVLEAKVKGLIRSNISSGPMPSQSAVKYVLQPEHREQFEKDIQKHIDTLKERYEVTKSVVYDEKYKDDWKTYDFNSGYFMAIQVNGVNAETLRKHLIEKYSIGTIALNDTDIRVAFSCIEKDDIPHVFDSIAKGIEDLKA